The nucleotide window TACTAAAGTTTCATACTGTCAAGTGAAATAATATCATCAATTTCAGGATCAACGCGCGGGTATCATCTCTAGTTCACTTATGACCATGGGTACTCCAGCAAGCAATGCGAGGATCTCATAACATTATACTAAATTATTTTAACATGCAACTATGCCAACTCATCATGTTATCATGTTTTTCACACTAAATTTAGTCATCTCAATATGCAACTATGCCAACTCACAATGCCAGTAAGAATGGAAAAAAAACACCTTAACATGTACCATGCATGCTACTAAATTCAATAAATATTTCATAACTATATAATAATCAAATATAATAAATTATATGCACTTTAGTTCAGTTCTTATATGATTCATCCAAATACTGAAGTTTCATACTGTCAAGTCCTAGTGAAATAATATCATCAATTTCCCTAGCAGCGCGCGGGTATCATCTCTAGTTTCACTCATGATCATGGGTACTCCAACAAGCAATGCAAGGATCCCATAACATCATAAATGAAAGAGCACAAGGATGTGATACTCCAACACTAAGCTTTAGTGAAATAATATTAGCAATTCCCACAACAACGCGCGGGTATCATCTCTAGTTTCACTTATGACCATGGGTACTCCAATAAGCAACACAAGGATCCCATAACATCATAAAACAAAGAGTGTGCAACACATACgtgcaaacatacacacacatGAGTTACGGTACACTCACGGGCAATTTTTTACGAAGGTTAGGTATTGGATGAGTCAAAGGAATATGATTGGTTAGGGGATAAGCCCCACCAGTGAATTCAAGGGGGGAGGGGCGAGAGAATTATTGCAAAGGGATTCCTTTCTACACTGTAATACTCCTGCACAAATTCATCTTGGGCGTGTTTGGTTGCTAGCATAACAACCATGCATGCTAGGGGGAGGTGGGAAAGTCTAGCCGTTTGGTTGTCTGAGCCACAAAGAGAAATCTGGCTGCATGCTCCTCAAAGCAACCCTCGGTCCGCCCGAGAAGAACGCTCAAATCGGTGTTTTCCAGTGATGCAGGCACGAATCAGTGCAAACATGCTCTATTAGCTCCATGCCAGCGAGCAACCAAACAAACTGCCCCTACGGGCTCAACCGGCAGGTTCCCAGAAAGCCCCAAAATGGTGCAAATAaccaaacagtatgtacatcgcCTACCTCTAGGtctttttttttgagaaaatcTCCAATCTATTCAAGGTAGTACAGAGGGCACTAGAAGTAAAAAAAATACATCCAGATCCATAAACCACCTAATGACGACTGCAATCACTGGAGCGAGCCAAAGACGCGCCGTTGTCATCACCCCCTCCTCACTGGAGCCgggcaaaccttgttgtagtagacatTTGGGAAGTCGTCGAGCTAAAGCCATATAGGACCACCGCCGCGCCTCACCTTCATGAGCAGGACAAAAACCCTAAACAGGCACAAAAAGAGATCTAAAACCGGAATTGGAGCCCTCCCGCCGGCAATGACCGAGATCCACCACGCCTCCATGGCCTAAGGCCACAGCAGACGGAgtatgcggcggcggcggcaggaggCGAGCAACCCTAGCCGCTTGAGTCGCTAGAGCACAAGCGCCAAAGGGTACGCGTGCCCATTGCCTACCTCTAGGTTTAACCTCTAGTCGACAGCATATACACCCATTCCAGTACTAAAGTAACAATCCAAGCAATGCTTTGTGCAGCTTATGCAAGATTTTGTGAAGGTGCTATTCAAACTTTGCCTTTAAAGCAAATGTGGTTGGGCGTGCATTAGCTAGATATATGCAAGACAAAAGCCAAAGATGTGGATGTTCTATTGTATCCCTATTTGCAAGCTAAAATCTACGTTGTCGTACAAAAAATGCAGTTATCCATCCTTTTGCCAATCAGAGTACAAAAAAGGTGCAACCACACCATCCACGCAGATGCGCTCTTCTAATACACCCCTGCAACTTGGAGATAAACGCATGGATAATGGATTTCACAGAGTCTGATTCAAACAAATTTACACAATGCATGCATTTATACCCTGCTAGTACATAGAATCGAGCCCACAACTCTACTACCCAGCAAAGATGGTGCTGACAACTTACTGTCAGTAGAGTCCATACTCTCGGTGTCCCGAAGGCTTATCACCTCTTGCTGTTTTCAGATTTCAAAGGAAATTCTGAAATACTTCATTCACTGTCTTCAGCATGGCTAGCAGGTACAAGAGTACCGACTGCAGCAGAGCCGGTACTCCACAGAGGGTCAAAGCAGGGCCTTGCGATGTACAGCGGCATTACAAATCTACTAGACAAATGGCATGGATTTCGACAGCAAGGAGCGCCCTCTTCATCTCACCCAAAGCCCTCCGTCGGAGGCCTTTGAGGGAGAAGGAGAGGAAAGTCCTTGAAGAGCCCCCTCCACTTCCTCTACATGCCATGCTTCTTGTGTTGAAAGGAGACCATGCAAATGCCTGGGTTTAAATAGGCCACAGAGGATGCAAAATAGGTATCACCAAACCAGCTGGGTCATCTCTTGCAATCACTGTCAGAGGTGGTTATATTCTTTCTCATCTTCTTTTCCCAGTTGCAACAACCTGGAGTCTTTTACTTTGGGAGTCTGGACTTTTGGGCAACACCAAGGGATGCTACGTGGCGCCAGCGATCTGAAATGTGATACTGAATATATGCTTCACCATTTCTTTACAGCACCCTGTAAGACATGACTTCTGTTAAACTACAGCAAATAATATGGCGAGTGCAAGTACATGGTTTTCGTTACTGTTTTATAAAATGTTTTGGCATAAGAAAGAAATGAATACACAAATTAAGTCAGATTTGTTTTATGTGGAGAAAGCAAAACACACCGCCATGTGTTCATTGATAGCACTAAAGAGAGGAAAACACAAAAAACCCACTAGCTAGTATCTTTGAAAGTAAGTAGGGAAGATTTGGATAAGAGTATTAGACATCAAAGTTCCATATCTGTTGATGCTTTCGGAGATTCTGCCAAAGCTTCAGTCCGGTAGCTCTCATACAGTTGACCGTGGTAATGAGCAAGAACCTAGAGCAAACGTGCATACAGCAGAAAAGGAAAGCCTCATACCGCTCGCGCGGGGAAAAGGTCATGCACCAGCTCTTATTTGACATTCCTTTGTATACACTCCGTGTATCCAGCAATAAAATGTACACACAAATCAAGTCAGATTTACTTTATATGGTGAATGCGAAACACACTGCCATGTGCTCGTTGGTAGCACTAAAGAGAGGAACACACAGAAATCCACTAGCCAGTATCCTTGAAAGTAAAACCAGAAGATTTGGATAAGATCACTAGAGATCAAAGTTCCAAATCTGTTACCGCTTTCAGAGATTATGCCAAAGCATCACACTGGTAGCTCTCACACAGCTGGCTGTGGTAATGAGCAAGGACCAAGAGCAAACATGCATACAACAGAGAAGGAAAGCCTCATATCGCACAGAAAAAGGTCATGCACTAGCTCTTATTTGACATTCCTTTTTACACTTGCACTACACATGTCCAGCAATAACCACCACATGGCTTCTAAGAATATATGATATGATGCCATGAGAATATGTGCTCATAAGACCTTTTGTAGTTCTACTTCCGAATTTGAAAGCTCAACCCTTACGGTGTAGCAATTCTATGAACAGTTACATTTTGGGCTTTGGACTACCAAATGTGCTTAAGTCTATATCTGAAGACCGCGTGATTCCTTGTGACTGGCTAGACTGCAGACAAGTCGATCTTGGAATTGTCGGCAGCTCATAAAATGTTGTAAAATTTAAATTTGGCAGCCACCTGCTTTATATTTGGATCGCCAAAAAAGGAATTTGGGTAGCATATCTATTCTTTGTTAACACACCATGGTCTACAGCACCAACATGGTGATGCCTCCATTATGAGGTGTGGAGCTCCActcttcagtccagaattttaaAATTCCCCATATGCAGATTTGCGGACTTTGATGAAAGAAACAACCAACCTTGAGAACAATACACTCTTGAGAAATGAGTATCTTCAATAATTCATTCATCTTCTATGATTGGCTTGTAACCATGATCCTTGAGCTCCCAATTCAGTATCTCCAAGACCGCCTCTAGAACACTGTCAAGCTCACCGGTGATAAACTCTCTAAGACTGCCTTCAGCATCAACTTGGCTCCACCCAGGCGGCTTCTTCATTCCTTGTCTCCTCAGGAGGGTTCGAACCTTTTGGACTCCATCCCACTTCTTTGCATTTGCGTATATATTTGAAAGCAGGACATAATTCCCCACGTTATTTGGTTCCAACTTGAATAGGTGACTTGCTGCCACCTCCCCAATCTCGACATTTGAGTAAGTCCTACAGGCACTTAACAGAGCGCCCCAAATTCCAGCATGTGGTTCAATGTCCTTTGGCATCTCATGTGTGATCATTTGGTAAGCTTCATCAATGCATCCCGCACGACCAAGCAAGTCCACCACGCACAGGTAATGTTCTACAGTAGGAATAATGTTGTAGTCATCCTTCATCGTCTTGAAGTATCGGCGTCCCTCATCAATCAGACCTGTATGACTGCAAGCATTGAGGACTGACACAAAACAGATTTCATCGGGATCGAAGCCATTGTCACACAACTCGTTAAAAACCGCAATTGCATCTTTTCCACGGCCATGCATGCCCAACGCAGAGATCATAGAACTATAACAGATAAGATCTCTTTGCCTCCAGCTGCAGAACAAGTCAAGTGCTCTTTCTATATTACCACACTTTGAGTGCATATCAATGAGGGCAGCTACAGTATGGCTATTCAACAACATCATATGACGATCCACATAATCCTGTATCCAACTAGCCTGAGTCGGTAACCCACACTGCGCGCATGCAGCTGCAATAATAGAGATTGTAGTGTGGTTTGGCTCCACCTTTGGCCTTGCTCTAGTCTCCAGCATAATCTTGAAGAGATCCACAGCCTCTGCAGCCCGACCAGCACCTGAATACACGCCAATCATCACATTCCAGGTTGCAGCATCCCGCACTCTCATTCCATCAAAGACGGCCCTAGCATCATCAGCATTGCCGGTTTTTGCATAGCCAGATATCATGGCTGTACACACGACCGAGTTTTCTGCTCCCTTTGCCACTGCTATTTCAAAGAGACGCTTTGCAGAGTCCATATCACCACGTGCGGAGTACCCACAAACCATTTCCACAAGAGTGTATGCATTACTCTCCGGCATCGTCTCAAAGAGCTCCTCTGCACGCTCCACCTCACCTACCTCCATATGTGCAGCAATCATAGTGTTATACAGCTGAGCATCCTTAATGGACAATCTGTCGAACACCCTGCGGGCGTCATCCAGCCTGCTGCACTTCGCATAGAAATCAACCAACGTCGTCGCAATGCGTTCGTCAGTTTGGAATCCATTCTTGAACACGTGCACGTGAACTTGCTCGCCTTCCTGCAGCATCTTGCGGCGAGCCGCCGCCTTCAGCACTGAGGAAACGGTGAAGGTGAGCGGCTTGATCCCCGGGCAACCGTGATGCATCTGGGCGTAGAGCGCCACGGCATCGCGCGCGGAGGCGTCCGACTGGGAGTGCGCTCGCACTAGCGCTGTCCATACGAAGGCGTTGGCGGCGGGGCCGAGCGCCGTGGCCACCGCGCGCGCGCGGCCGAGGTGGCCGAGGTCGGCGAAGGCGCGGACGAGCTTGGCGGCGACGAAGCTGTTTCGGGCGTGGCCGAGGAGCACGGCGCGGGCGTGGAGCTGATCGAGCTGGCGCCCGGACGCGCACCGAGCCGCCAGGCGCACGAGGAGGTTCTCCTCCTCGACGCGGGCGCTCGGGCGGGGAGGCGGCATTGGCTTCGCTCAGGATTTCTGTCGAGCATTTGGGGTTCAGGGTTTGTAAGTGTGTTTGGTTGCCGAACAAATGCTCTTTTGGGTAATCGTACCGCTTTATGAAGGTGACGACCgaataattaagctacagtaatcctctATTATTGATGTCATGTTATTATAATTACTTTTGTTAAATTTATGATGATTCAAAACCTGTTTGAACTCTAATTAAAAATCGAATCAAACAGTAAATGTTTTTAAATATTAAAATTAGAAATGTTCGGACTTTAGTATAAATTTCCCTGATCGATTGAACCATCTTCTTTTGGAACTCCCAAATTGCCCTTGTTTATTTTTGATTTGGGCAAACAACAAATAGTGGCCCATTTAAATTCAAACTAAAATTAAAGTCTTTCAAAATTAACCTAAAACCCTGTGGATAGTCCCGATGTATTACAAAGAGCTTATGAGAAAAGTTTCTTGTGTACAAAAACTTATTTGGATAGAAAacaaaatagaaaatagaaattaaaagaaacaaaaaagaaataaaaaaagtaaaaacaaaacGAAAATAAAAAGTAAACCCAAATCCTCCCCCTTCCAACTGGGCAGTGGCCCAGCTGGCTACTCCAGCCGGCCCACTCATTACCCACTGCCCTATATGGCCTAACTCCCACACCTAAACCCTAACTACCCCCATGATCCACCCCATCTCTCTCTCGTCTCCCCTCCCCGTCCCCGAGTGGATCTGGATCAGGGGCAACGGATGCCCCCGACCCACGCAGCCATCGCGCGTCATCACCCCGTCGTCCTCGTCGCCGTTAGCCCGGATGCCGTCCCTGTCCTCATCCTCTCTCCGTCGGCTTCACCAAACCTCGTCGCCCCCTTCCTCAGCAACATGGGTGAGCCGAGCTCTCCCCTCTCGAACCCCTCCACTCGTCGTCGTGTTCGTCGTGCCGCGCTCGCCCCCCGCCCCGCACGCCGCGTCCACCGCGTCCGTGGTCGCGCGACCTGCCCGCTCGCCACATGGCCGCCCGTGCCCCCACTGCGCCTTGGCCGCACTCACGCGCCGCCCAACCCTCACGGGTTCGCGGCCCCCGGTCACTCGCTCCCGTGCCCGCAGTTGCTGCCGTTGCCGCCGCCTGTCGCCACTATCGTCGCCGTTCGTTGCCGCCCGCTGCTGCCGACGGCCCCGCCCTTTatatacccccccccccccccccccccccccccccccccccccgcgcgcatGGCCTTCACCGCTCGGCCGCTCGCGAGCCGCACCGCCCGCCGCAGCTCCTGGCGTTCCTCCGCCCCCTGCCGCGCGCCAGCCGTCGACCTCCACTCTCCCGCTGATGTTGCCTCCTCCCTGCATCGACGCTCTGCTTCCGCGCCCGCGGTCCTGGAGCTCCGCGCTCACCCGCAACCTTCGCCCCCGCGCACGTCCTCCGCCGCCCGGGTTCGGCCTCCCCCGGGGCTCCGCCCCGTTAACCACCGCTCGGGCGCCCGCTAGCGCCCGTTAGGCCTTCTAggcctatgacatgtgggccctacgccctaaaaaagagaaaaagaaaagaaattacaattaattaattaacttaattaatctatTTAGTTAACTAATTAAACCTAATTAATATGCTAATAGATCTAGCTTCTATTAATTAGTTAGTAGACTATGACAACCGGGACCCACCTGTCTGGTTGACTGGTCAATGGTTAACTTTGACCGCAACATCACGATGATGTCATGATGACGCAATAAATTAAattttgaattaaattaaatTTGATAAACTAAAAATATTTAaaaaactttaaaaattaatataaaataattcgtaactcggatgaaaatactttgtacatgaaagttgctcagaatgacgagacaAATCCAAATGCGTAGCCTGTTCGTCCGTCAGACGTCCCTAGCATAGAGAACGTGcagcatttcatctccggtccgtttgtccgaaaacgtgaaacaccgagAATACTTTTCCGGATATTTCCCTCCTTCGCCGGTACCACCTACTGCCACATTAGGGCCCACCTAGCAACACTcgttgtcatgtcatgcatcgtcatgcttatatttgcattatatttattgtttcttccccctcttctctcgttagacaccgagactgacgctgctgctacccagtatgactacagtgttgacgacccctccttgccagagcaaccaggcaagccccctcCCCATTGACCAACCAGATATCGCCCACTCTCTTCTCTCTTATTCTTGCATTAGGTTTGCTACTGTTGTTGATTCGATAGctcctattctgttgcatagccaatcattgttgctacaactgttgatacctttacctgctatcctaatgCTTAATATAGGTTGCTAGTATTACATCAGTGGCCTTACACTCTTGTCAgtttgccatgctatactattgggtcgtgatcactcgggaggtgatcacgggtatatactatacatattacacatgatacatgttgtgactaaagtcgggccggctcattgagtacccgcaagtgatttggatatgggggctgaaggggcaggtggttccatccaggtagtggtgggcctgggttcccaacggcccccgactgttactttgtggcggagcgacagggcaggttgagaccacctaggtaagaggtgggcctggccctggtcagcatccgcggttacatcaattaacacgcttaatgagatcttggtatttgatctgagtttggccactgacctatacgcactaaccaactacgtgggaatagttatgggcacttgacgtcgtggtatcaaccgaagccttcttgacatcagtgactgagcggcgcgcgccgggttggaccgagTAATGTAACTTCtattgtaatggaggttgctaggtctgctcacctgccgtgtacgcaacatgcaggtgtgcaacgggcgatgggcccagacccctgcacgcataggatttagaccggcgtgctgacctctctgttgtgcctaggtggggctatgacgtgttgatcttccgaggccgggcatgacccaggaaagtgtgtccggccagagggatcgagcgtgttgggtaatgtggtgcacccctgtagggaagttttgttggggaacacagtaatttcaaaaaaatcctatgcacacgcaagatcatggtgatgcatagcaacgagaggggagagtatcgtctacgtaccctcgtagaccgtaagcggaagcgttatgacaacgcggtttatgtagtcgtatgtcttcacgatcgaccgatctagttaccgaagatacgacacctccgtgatctgcacacgttcggctcggtgacgtcccgcgaactcacaatccagtagagcttcgagggagagcttcatcagcacgacgacatgatgacggtgatgatgttgctaccggaacagggcttcgcctaagcaccgctacgatattaccgaggtggattatggtggaggggggcaccgcacacggctaatgatcaatgatcaacatgtgtgtccatggggtgccccctccctcgtatataaaggagtggaggagggggagggggccggcctctctaggcacgccccaagggagtcctactcccaccgggagtaggatccccccttccctttgttggttctaggagagaaggaaggaaagggggtgggggggccttcccaattcggattgggcttggggggcgccccctcctttgcttcttttccctctcttccactaaggctcaataaggcccatatacctcccggggggttccggtaacctcccgatttcacccggaaccattccgatgtccaagcatatgattccaatatattgatctttacataccgaccattttgagactcctcgtcatgtccgtgatcaaatccgggactccgaactaccttcggtacatcaaaacacataaactcgtaataccgatcgtcaccgaacgttaagcgtgcagaccctacgggttcgagaactatgtagacatgaccgagacatgtctccggtcaataaccaatagcggaacctggatgctcatattagctcctacatattctacaaagatctttatcggtcaaaccgcataacgacatacgttgtttcctttgtcatcggtatgttacttgtccgagattcgatcgtcggtatctcaatacctagttcaatctcattaccggcaagtctcttttactcgttccgtaatgctacatcccgtaactaactcattagctacattgcttgcaaggcttatagtgatgtacattaccgagagggcccagagatacctctcctacaatcggagtgacaaatcctaatcttgatccatgccaactcaacaaacaccatcagagacacctgtagagcatcacccagttatgttgtgacgtttggtagcacacaaagtgttcctccggtattcgggagttgcatgatctcatagtcataggaacatgtatagttatggagaaagcaatagcaagaAACTAAACAATCAtggtgctaagctaacagatgggtcaagtcaatcacaccattctctaatgatgtgatcccgttaatcaaatgacaactcatgtctatagttaggaaacataaccatcattgattcaatgagctagtcaagtagaggcaaactagtgacactatgtttgtctatgtattcacacatgtactaagtttccggttaatacaattctagcatgaataataaacatttatcatgatataaggaaatataaataacaaatttattattgcctctagggcatatttccttcagtctcccacttgcactagagtcaataatctagatcacattgtaatgattctaacacccatggagtcttggtgctgatcatgttttgctcgtgagagaggcttagtcaacgggtctgcaacattcagatccgtatgtatcttgcaaatctctatgtctccctccttgacttgatcgtggatggaattgaagcgtctcttgatgtgcttggttctcttgtgaaatcgggattcctttgctaaggcaattgcaccagtattgtcacaaaagattttcattggacctgatgcactaggtatgacacttagatcggatatgaactccttcatctagactccttcatttgctgcttccgaagcagctatgtattccgcttcacacatagatcccgccacgacgctctgcttggaactgcaccaactgacagctccaccattcaataaaaacacgtatccggtttgtgacttagagtcatctggatcagtgtcaaagcttgcatcgatgtaaccgtttacgacgagctctttgtcacctccatacacgagaaacatatccttagtccttttcaggtatttcaggatgttcttgaccgctgtctagtgatccactgctaggttactttggtacctccatgctaaacttatagcaaggcacacatcaggtctggtacacaacattgcatacatgatagagcctatggctgaagcatatggaacacctttcattttctctctatcttctgcagtggtcgggcattgagtttgactcaacttcacaccttgtaatacaggcaagaaccctttctttgcctgatccattttgaacttcttcaaaactttatcaaggtatgtgctttgtgaaagtccaatcaagcgtcttgatctatctctatagatcttgatgcccaatatataagcagcttcaccgaggtctttcattgaaaaattcttattcaagtatccttttacgctattcagaaattcaatatcatttctgataaacaatatgtcatctacatataatatcagaaatgctacggagctcccactcactttcttgcaaatacaggcttctccaaaagtctgtacaaaaccatatgctttgatcacactatcaaagcatatattccaactccgagaggcttgcaccagtccataaatggatcgctggagcttgcacactttgttagcaccttttggatcgacaaaaccttctggttgcatcatatacaactcttctttaaggtatccattaaggaatgcagttttgacatccatttgccaaatttcataatcataaaatgtggcaattgctaacatgattcagacggacttaagcatcgctacgggtgagaaggtctcatcgtagtcaactccttgaacttgtcgaaaaccttttgcaacaagtggAGCTTTATAgccagtaatattaccatcaatgtcaatcttcttcttgaagattcatttattctctatggcctgccgatcatcgggcaagtcaaccaaagtccatactttgttctcatacatgggtcccatctcagatttcatggcctcaagccattttgtggaatctgggctcatcatcattttcgtaggttcgtcatggtcaagtaacatgacttccagaacaggattaccataccactctagtgtggatcttactctggttgacctacgaggttcggtagtaacttgatcagaagtttcatgatcatcatcattagcttcctcacttactggtgcaggaatcactggaactaatttcggtgatgaactactttccaataagggagaaggtacaattacctcgtcaagttctactttcctcccactcacttctttcgagagaaactccttctctagaaaggatccattcttagcaacaaatatcttgccttcggatctgtgatagaaggtgtacccaacagtctcctttgggtatcctatgaagacacatttctccgatttgggttcgagcttatcaggttgaagctttttcacataagcatcgcatccccaaactttaagaaacgacaacttgggtttcttgccaaaccacagttcataaggtgtcatctcgacagatttagatggtgccctatttaacgtgaatgcagccgtctctaaagcataaccccaaaacgatagcggtaaatcagtgagagacatcatagatcgcaccatatctaataaagtgcggttacgatgttcggacacaccattacgttgtggtgttccaggaggcgtgagttgcgaaactattccgcattgtttcaaatgatccaaactcataactcaaatactcacctccacgatcagatcatacaaacttgattttcttgttacgatgattttctacttcactctgaaattctttgaacttttcaaatgtttcagacttatgtttcatcaagtagatatacccatatttgctcaaatcatctgcgaaggtgagaaaataatgatatccaccgcgagcttcaatgttcattggaccacatacatcagtatgtatgatttccaataactctgttgctcgctccattgtttcggagaacggagtttactcatcttgcccatgaggcatggttcgcaagtaccaagtgattcataatcaagtgattccagaagtccatcataatggagtttcttcatgcgctttacaccaatatgacctaaatggcagtgccacaaataagttgcactatcattatcaactctgcatcttttggcttcaatactatgaacatgtgtatcactactatcaagatttagtaaaaatagaccactcatcaagggtgcatgaccataaaagatattactcatataaatagaacaaccattattctctgatttaaatgaataaccgtctcgcattaaacaagatccagatataatgttcatgctcaacgctggcaccaaataacaattattcaggtctaaaattaatcctgaaggtagatgtagaggtagc belongs to Triticum urartu cultivar G1812 chromosome 7, Tu2.1, whole genome shotgun sequence and includes:
- the LOC125522410 gene encoding putative pentatricopeptide repeat-containing protein At5g37570, which produces MPPPRPSARVEEENLLVRLAARCASGRQLDQLHARAVLLGHARNSFVAAKLVRAFADLGHLGRARAVATALGPAANAFVWTALVRAHSQSDASARDAVALYAQMHHGCPGIKPLTFTVSSVLKAAARRKMLQEGEQVHVHVFKNGFQTDERIATTLVDFYAKCSRLDDARRVFDRLSIKDAQLYNTMIAAHMEVGEVERAEELFETMPESNAYTLVEMVCGYSARGDMDSAKRLFEIAVAKGAENSVVCTAMISGYAKTGNADDARAVFDGMRVRDAATWNVMIGVYSGAGRAAEAVDLFKIMLETRARPKVEPNHTTISIIAAACAQCGLPTQASWIQDYVDRHMMLLNSHTVAALIDMHSKCGNIERALDLFCSWRQRDLICYSSMISALGMHGRGKDAIAVFNELCDNGFDPDEICFVSVLNACSHTGLIDEGRRYFKTMKDDYNIIPTVEHYLCVVDLLGRAGCIDEAYQMITHEMPKDIEPHAGIWGALLSACRTYSNVEIGEVAASHLFKLEPNNVGNYVLLSNIYANAKKWDGVQKVRTLLRRQGMKKPPGWSQVDAEGSLREFITGELDSVLEAVLEILNWELKDHGYKPIIEDE